Proteins encoded within one genomic window of Anopheles gambiae chromosome 3, idAnoGambNW_F1_1, whole genome shotgun sequence:
- the LOC133393628 gene encoding skin secretory protein xP2 translates to MRMIIVPCCLALFVALVTCEGDVKADSKAEETQVEAKESQNLEKRGLHSSFGDFGHDFGGHDEHHHHHEHIKTVTIEKKIPVPYTVEKHVPYTVEKKVPYEVKVPIPQPYIVEKKVPVHYKEVVKYPVHVPAPYTVEKKVPYEVKYPVDKPYEVKVHVPQPYTVEKKVPYEVKVPVPVPYTVEKKVPYEVKVEVPVPKPYTVIKKVPYEVKVPVDKPYKVEVPKPYPVEVPKPYPVVVEKKVPYEVKVPVDKPYKVEVPKPYKVEVKVPYPAPYTVEKKVPYTVEKPIPYEVKVPIDKPYPVYKEVKVPVEKEVPYPVKVPYHVPVHVHKEEHHDHSYEHHEHDLH, encoded by the exons ATGCGAATg ATCATAGTTCCTTGTTGTCTTGCCCTATTTGTGGCACTGGTCACATGCGAGGGTGACGTGAAAGCGGACTCGAAGGCGGAGGAAACCCAAGTAGAGGCGAAGGAATCGCAGAACCTGGAGAAGCGCGGCCTGCACTCCTCCTTTGGCGATTTCGGCCATGACTTCGGTGGACACGATgagcatcaccatcaccacgagCACATCAAGACGGTGACGATTGAGAAGAAGATCCCGGTGCCGTACACCGTCGAGAAGCACGTCCCGTACACGGTCGAGAAGAAGGTGCCGTACGAGGTGAAGGTCCCGATCCCGCAGCCCTACATCGTCGAGAAGAAGGTGCCGGTGCACTACAAGGAAGTGGTGAAATACCCAGTCCACGTCCCGGCTCCGTACACCGTCGAGAAGAAGGTGCCGTACGAGGTGAAGTACCCGGTCGACAAGCCGTACGAGGTGAAGGTACATGTCCCGCAGCCCTACACCGTCGAGAAGAAGGTCCCGTACGAGGTGAAGGTGCCGGTCCCGGTCCCGTACACCGTCGAGAAGAAGGTCCCGTACGAGGTGAAGGTTGAGGTGCCCGTCCCCAAGCCGTACACCGTCATCAAGAAGGTGCCGTACGAGGTGAAGGTCCCGGTCGACAAGCCGTACAAGGTGGAAGTCCCGAAACCGTACCCGGTGGAGGTCCCGAAACCCTACCCAGTTGTCGTGGAGAAGAAGGTCCCGTACGAGGTGAAGGTTCCGGTCGACAAGCCCTACAAGGTGGAGGTGCCCAAGCCGTACAAGGTGGAAGTTAAGGTGCCGTACCCAGCCCCGTACACCGTCGAGAAGAAGGTCCCGTACACCGTGGAGAAGCCGATCCCGTACGAGGTGAAGGTCCCGATCGACAAGCCGTACCCGGTGTACAAGGAAGTTAAGGTGCCGGTCGAGAAGGAGGTCCCGTACCCGGTGAAGGTCCCGTATCACGTACCAGTCCATGTTCACAAAGAAGAACACCATGATCATTCGTATGAACACCACGAACACGATCTGCACTAA